In Amycolatopsis coloradensis, one genomic interval encodes:
- a CDS encoding cold-shock protein: MAQGTVKWFNAEKGFGFIAQDGGEGDVFVHYSEIEGRGFRTLEENQRVEFEVGQGQKGPQAQKVRAI; the protein is encoded by the coding sequence GTGGCGCAAGGCACTGTGAAGTGGTTCAACGCGGAGAAGGGCTTCGGCTTCATCGCGCAGGATGGCGGCGAGGGCGACGTCTTCGTTCACTACTCGGAGATCGAGGGTCGCGGGTTCCGCACGCTCGAGGAGAACCAGCGAGTGGAGTTCGAGGTCGGTCAGGGCCAGAAGGGCCCGCAGGCCCAGAAGGTCCGCGCGATCTGA
- a CDS encoding serine protease has protein sequence MRTRTLVAGLLTGAAAVLGLAMPASAAEPPSGVQPLIVGGVDATETYSFMASMQTKSGDHNCGASLISPEWLVTAAHCVEGEQPANWQYRINTTDHTKGGEVAEVDKFVVHEKYDGSGPYDIALVHLTKPAEAAPIEIGQSPAAGTDVREIGWGLTCPTRGCGSAPVVLQQLDTKIAEDSGCSGSGAYDAQTELCMDNQGGKASACYGDSGGPAVVKSGDKWTLVGATSRGQTASCPEMPGIYTDVTAFGDWVKQQTGK, from the coding sequence ATGAGGACTCGTACCCTCGTCGCCGGTCTGCTGACCGGAGCGGCCGCCGTGCTCGGGTTGGCGATGCCGGCTTCCGCCGCCGAACCGCCCTCGGGCGTTCAGCCGCTGATCGTGGGCGGTGTGGACGCGACCGAGACCTACAGCTTCATGGCGTCCATGCAGACCAAGAGCGGTGACCACAACTGCGGCGCGTCCCTGATCTCACCGGAGTGGCTGGTGACCGCCGCGCACTGCGTCGAGGGTGAGCAGCCCGCCAACTGGCAGTACCGCATCAACACCACCGACCACACCAAGGGCGGCGAGGTCGCCGAGGTGGACAAGTTCGTGGTCCACGAGAAGTACGACGGGTCGGGCCCGTACGACATCGCCCTCGTGCACCTGACCAAGCCGGCGGAGGCTGCGCCGATCGAGATCGGCCAGTCCCCGGCGGCGGGTACCGACGTGCGGGAGATCGGCTGGGGGCTGACCTGCCCCACGCGCGGCTGCGGTTCCGCCCCTGTGGTGCTCCAGCAGCTCGACACCAAGATCGCCGAAGACTCCGGGTGCTCCGGCTCCGGAGCCTACGACGCGCAGACCGAGCTGTGCATGGACAACCAGGGCGGCAAGGCGAGCGCCTGCTACGGCGACTCGGGCGGCCCTGCCGTCGTGAAGTCGGGTGACAAGTGGACGCTGGTCGGCGCCACCAGCCGCGGTCAGACCGCGAGCTGCCCGGAGATGCCGGGCATCTACACCGACGTGACCGCGTTCGGCGACTGGGTCAAGCAGCAGACCGGTAAGTAG
- a CDS encoding arylamine N-acetyltransferase family protein, with translation MTLAPEQVDEWTVDTLDLDAYLGRIGQDRAKPSAAALRELAKAHILAIPFENVDVVLGQHKGIALEDVIGKLVHRHRGGYCYEHGSLFAAAAEQLGYPVRRLVARVQPQKNGPYTHMTLVVEADGVPHLVDVGFGAGMLVPMPLADGAVVDQAGWPHRLVADGDWWRLQKKEGDDWTDLHAFTLTPMHRIDYEVYHHYTSTHPRSPFTGQLVVMRLEEGLSRKLVGEEFIVERADGTKETTTVPPERLDATLRELDVVLTEDELAKLLTIYPG, from the coding sequence ATGACACTCGCACCTGAGCAGGTCGACGAATGGACCGTCGACACCCTCGACCTCGACGCGTACCTCGGCCGGATCGGCCAGGACCGCGCGAAGCCCTCCGCCGCCGCGCTGCGCGAGCTGGCAAAGGCGCATATCCTGGCCATCCCGTTCGAGAACGTCGACGTCGTTTTGGGGCAGCACAAGGGAATCGCGCTCGAAGACGTGATCGGCAAACTCGTCCACCGCCATCGTGGCGGCTACTGCTACGAGCACGGAAGCCTGTTCGCGGCGGCCGCGGAGCAGCTCGGTTACCCCGTACGCCGCCTGGTCGCGCGGGTGCAGCCGCAGAAGAACGGGCCGTACACGCATATGACGCTCGTGGTCGAGGCGGACGGCGTCCCGCATCTGGTCGACGTCGGATTCGGCGCCGGGATGCTGGTGCCGATGCCGCTGGCCGACGGCGCCGTGGTGGATCAGGCGGGCTGGCCGCACCGGCTCGTCGCCGACGGCGACTGGTGGCGCCTGCAGAAAAAGGAGGGCGACGACTGGACCGACTTGCACGCCTTCACGCTCACGCCGATGCACCGGATCGACTACGAGGTCTACCACCACTACACGTCGACGCATCCGCGATCGCCGTTCACCGGGCAGCTGGTGGTCATGCGGCTGGAGGAAGGACTGAGCCGCAAACTGGTCGGTGAGGAGTTCATCGTCGAACGCGCTGACGGGACCAAGGAGACCACCACGGTCCCGCCCGAGCGGCTCGACGCGACACTGCGCGAGCTGGACGTCGTCCTCACCGAGGACGAGCTCGCGAAACTGCTGACGATCTATCCGGGCTGA
- a CDS encoding GNAT family N-acetyltransferase, translating to MSVEIKAGEDRYDIVVDGKIAGFLETRTRPDAILFLHTEISDDFAGQGLAGKLVTAALDDVRSQGRSVLPYCPYVRSFIAKHREYEDLVPEDKRAEFEL from the coding sequence ATGAGTGTCGAGATCAAAGCCGGAGAAGACCGCTACGACATCGTCGTGGACGGGAAGATCGCCGGGTTCCTGGAAACCCGCACCCGCCCGGATGCGATCCTGTTCCTGCACACCGAGATCTCGGACGACTTCGCGGGACAGGGCCTCGCCGGCAAGCTCGTGACCGCGGCGCTCGACGACGTCCGGTCGCAGGGCAGGTCCGTCCTGCCCTACTGCCCGTACGTGCGCTCGTTCATCGCGAAGCACCGTGAGTACGAGGACCTCGTCCCCGAGGACAAACGCGCCGAATTCGAACTCTGA
- a CDS encoding EAL domain-containing protein, whose amino-acid sequence MEADALAVPGAGNSGRPAGAPLGNGPVGDLGLAGDHAAIWSYDFEHETLSWLPGLENLLGGGVLTEAEIESRLADLVAPLTSGTRTSPPWREFELEQSFRNPAGEVRWARLRARTIGDDNGSTGLLGIATDVTDVRENRQALEDLTDRYRLLVELSPDAVCVHEAGVVTYVNRAAVTALGASSTAELIGRPIMDFVADESLPALLDRIASLHRQGASTDPADTVMLRLDGTKYLVQSISVRTTWEGRPAFQVIMRDISAQKAAEATLRYQAALISHVSDAIIATSGTGVVTSWNPAAENVYGWTAGEAIGGTVSDLVGAELDPETVLRRGGVMQTTHRHRNGSTLAIRISAAEMNDGFVLVCADETARRRAEQHYSTVVASLDEGVVVIGPGGLIESANPAACRIIGVDHDDLIGVPCVTLELYDEQGRIPPARMPSVITRRTGVTLTGLVLRLRRPAGDDVWISLTSRLLPPEDPSAQAVVASFTDITERRAIGERLAHEATHDPLTELANRTLVLDSLAEALSGAGRAELTTLLFIDLDKFKVINDSLGHSVGDKVLRIAGERLRRGIGENDLVGRLGGDEFVVVTAEITEPHEIKALAEHLREALTEPITVNGRQLHIDASIGIVTAANDDTRTAEDLLRDADVAMYQAKTLGRARYEFFDVELRERMQRRLRMEQDLRDALQNEELWTAYQPVVDIESGEMVAVEALLRWKHPAHGTISPAEFIPLAEESDLINLIGKYVLRTTTREIARRREQLGIDLNLKVNLSARQLDDPHLVAGVQDALKTTGLPPHALTLEVTESALMRDQAAAAEVLMSLRDLGVSLAIDDFGTGYSSLAQLQRLPLDTLKIDRTFVTGIAESRDAAAIVKSIIAMAHAVDLIVVAEGVEDEEQLTILRELRCDQAQGFHLGRPAPPDELFGAVG is encoded by the coding sequence ATGGAGGCTGACGCCCTCGCCGTGCCCGGAGCCGGTAATTCCGGTCGCCCGGCAGGCGCCCCGCTCGGAAACGGGCCGGTCGGCGATCTCGGCCTCGCGGGCGACCACGCCGCCATCTGGTCGTACGACTTCGAGCACGAGACCCTGTCCTGGCTGCCAGGACTCGAGAACCTGCTGGGTGGAGGCGTCCTCACCGAAGCCGAGATAGAGTCCAGGCTCGCCGATCTGGTGGCCCCGCTGACCTCCGGCACCCGCACTTCCCCGCCGTGGCGCGAGTTCGAACTCGAGCAGTCGTTCCGGAACCCGGCGGGCGAGGTCCGCTGGGCCCGGCTGCGTGCGCGCACCATCGGTGACGACAACGGCTCGACGGGCCTGCTCGGCATCGCCACCGACGTGACCGACGTCCGCGAGAACCGGCAAGCCCTCGAAGATCTCACTGACCGTTACCGGCTTTTGGTGGAACTCAGCCCCGACGCGGTCTGTGTCCACGAAGCCGGCGTTGTCACATACGTCAACCGGGCGGCCGTCACCGCGCTCGGAGCGTCTTCGACCGCCGAGCTGATCGGGCGGCCGATCATGGACTTCGTCGCCGACGAGTCGCTCCCGGCCCTGCTGGACAGGATCGCGTCGCTCCACCGCCAAGGCGCGTCGACCGACCCCGCCGACACCGTCATGCTCCGCCTCGACGGCACGAAGTACCTGGTCCAGAGCATTTCGGTGCGCACGACCTGGGAGGGCAGGCCCGCGTTCCAGGTCATCATGCGCGACATCAGCGCGCAGAAGGCCGCCGAAGCGACCCTGCGCTACCAGGCCGCGCTGATCAGCCACGTCAGCGACGCGATCATCGCGACCAGCGGCACCGGCGTGGTGACCAGCTGGAACCCCGCCGCCGAGAACGTCTACGGCTGGACGGCCGGAGAAGCGATCGGCGGCACGGTCAGCGATCTCGTCGGCGCCGAGCTGGATCCGGAAACGGTGCTGCGGAGGGGCGGCGTCATGCAGACGACCCACCGCCATCGCAACGGTTCGACCTTGGCCATCCGCATCTCGGCCGCGGAGATGAACGACGGGTTCGTCCTGGTCTGCGCCGACGAAACGGCCCGGCGGCGCGCCGAACAGCACTACAGCACGGTGGTCGCGTCCCTCGACGAAGGCGTGGTCGTGATCGGCCCCGGCGGCCTCATCGAATCGGCCAACCCGGCGGCGTGCCGGATCATCGGCGTCGACCACGACGACCTCATCGGCGTCCCGTGCGTGACGCTGGAACTGTACGACGAACAGGGCCGGATCCCGCCCGCCCGGATGCCGTCGGTGATCACCCGGCGCACCGGGGTCACGCTGACCGGTCTCGTGCTGCGGCTGCGCAGGCCCGCCGGCGACGACGTCTGGATCTCGCTGACCTCGCGGCTGCTGCCGCCGGAAGACCCGTCGGCCCAGGCGGTGGTCGCCTCGTTCACCGACATCACCGAACGCCGCGCCATCGGCGAACGGCTCGCCCACGAGGCGACGCACGACCCGCTCACCGAACTCGCGAACCGGACGCTGGTGCTCGACAGCCTCGCCGAGGCGCTGTCCGGCGCGGGCCGCGCCGAGCTGACCACACTGCTGTTCATCGATCTCGACAAGTTCAAGGTGATCAACGATTCCCTCGGGCATTCGGTCGGGGACAAGGTGCTCCGCATCGCGGGCGAACGGCTGCGCCGGGGGATCGGAGAGAACGATCTCGTCGGCAGGCTCGGCGGCGACGAATTCGTCGTCGTGACCGCGGAGATCACCGAGCCGCACGAGATCAAGGCGCTGGCCGAGCATCTGCGCGAAGCGCTGACCGAACCGATCACCGTCAACGGCAGGCAGCTGCACATCGACGCCAGCATCGGCATCGTCACCGCCGCCAACGACGACACCCGGACCGCCGAAGATCTCCTGCGCGACGCGGATGTCGCGATGTACCAAGCGAAAACGCTCGGCCGGGCGCGCTACGAGTTCTTCGACGTCGAGCTGCGCGAGCGGATGCAGCGTCGGCTCCGGATGGAACAGGACCTGCGCGACGCGTTGCAGAACGAGGAACTCTGGACGGCGTACCAGCCGGTCGTGGACATCGAATCCGGCGAGATGGTCGCCGTGGAGGCGTTGCTGCGCTGGAAACATCCGGCGCACGGCACGATCTCGCCCGCCGAGTTCATCCCGCTGGCCGAGGAAAGCGACCTGATCAACCTGATCGGCAAGTACGTCCTGCGCACCACCACCCGCGAGATCGCCAGACGGCGCGAGCAACTCGGCATCGACCTCAACCTCAAGGTGAACCTCTCGGCCCGCCAGCTGGACGACCCGCATCTGGTCGCCGGGGTGCAGGACGCGCTGAAGACCACCGGGCTCCCGCCGCACGCGCTGACCCTGGAGGTCACCGAGAGCGCGCTGATGCGAGACCAGGCCGCGGCCGCCGAAGTCCTGATGTCGTTGCGCGATCTCGGTGTCTCACTGGCGATCGACGACTTCGGCACCGGCTACTCGTCGCTCGCCCAGCTGCAACGGCTCCCCTTGGATACGCTCAAGATCGACCGCACCTTCGTCACCGGTATCGCGGAATCGCGCGACGCGGCGGCGATCGTCAAGAGCATCATCGCGATGGCGCACGCCGTCGACCTGATCGTCGTCGCCGAAGGTGTCGAAGACGAAGAGCAGCTCACGATCCTGCGTGAGCTGCGCTGTGACCAGGCGCAGGGCTTCCATCTCGGTCGCCCCGCGCCGCCGGACGAACTTTTCGGAGCCGTGGGATGA
- a CDS encoding serine/threonine protein kinase, producing the protein MDDDDVSVADLLIREGWDDHEESRAKSRWRVIAVVIAVVVACGAAAVLVGFDSDPEPNAAPNQMSVIEMPKRPSENGGAGATSAVPSTETVETGVGEVSSRPSRTTSSRRTSSSAASTSDSPDPTTPTSSNGPADPPRTTGSTVVPQPPNPTPPPPSTTPTEECNLWPKWLFC; encoded by the coding sequence GTGGATGACGACGATGTTTCGGTCGCCGACCTGCTTATTCGCGAGGGCTGGGACGACCACGAGGAGTCACGGGCAAAGTCACGCTGGAGAGTTATCGCGGTGGTGATCGCCGTGGTCGTCGCCTGCGGCGCGGCCGCTGTTCTCGTCGGGTTCGATTCGGACCCCGAACCGAATGCGGCGCCGAACCAGATGAGCGTCATCGAGATGCCGAAGCGGCCTTCGGAAAACGGGGGAGCGGGCGCGACGTCGGCGGTCCCGTCCACCGAGACGGTCGAAACCGGCGTCGGGGAAGTTTCGTCGCGCCCCAGCCGGACGACGTCCAGCCGCCGCACGTCGAGTTCGGCCGCGTCGACGTCCGACTCCCCGGATCCCACCACGCCGACGTCATCGAACGGGCCCGCCGATCCGCCGAGGACGACCGGGTCCACCGTCGTTCCGCAGCCGCCCAACCCGACCCCGCCGCCGCCCTCGACGACGCCGACCGAAGAGTGCAACCTGTGGCCGAAGTGGCTGTTCTGCTAG
- a CDS encoding nucleobase:cation symporter-2 family protein, which produces MSRPEVHPVDARPPLPKLTLLGLQHMTIMYAGSVAVPLVVGSALNLDAATIALLVNADLLVAGIATLIQAVGIGKIFGIRLPVVAGATFTVVNPMIMIASQYGMQAVYGAMIASGVFGLLIAKPFAKMIRFFPPLVSGTLLLVIGISLIGPGVGLIAGHDTGSPDYAKPANIALAFGVIAVIVLFTRVLRGFASQIGPLLALLIGLVAAIPMGLVSFKGIADAGWFGLASPFHFGPPTFPIAAVLSMCVVMLVTYTESTADLVAVGEITGRPATDSDLARGLATDGLSAILGGAMNSFPDTAFAQNVGLVQMTGVRSRWVVAMAGGLLVLMGLVPKVGAFVAAVPEPVIGAVAVVMFAMVAAVGVQNLKKVEFSGNHNTFIVAVSVGVGLLPAFATNRFGNSIFFQHFPAWLQTICGSPITVAAIVAFTLNLLFNHLGKRREPDLLQAP; this is translated from the coding sequence ATGAGCAGGCCCGAGGTCCACCCGGTCGACGCCCGCCCGCCGCTGCCGAAGCTGACCTTGCTCGGCCTGCAGCACATGACGATCATGTACGCGGGCTCGGTGGCCGTCCCGCTCGTCGTGGGCAGCGCGCTGAACCTGGACGCGGCGACGATCGCGTTGCTGGTCAACGCGGATCTGCTGGTCGCGGGCATCGCGACGCTGATACAGGCGGTCGGGATCGGGAAGATCTTCGGCATCCGGTTGCCGGTGGTGGCGGGCGCGACGTTCACCGTGGTCAACCCGATGATCATGATCGCGTCCCAGTACGGCATGCAAGCCGTCTACGGCGCGATGATCGCGTCGGGTGTCTTCGGCCTGCTCATCGCGAAACCGTTCGCGAAGATGATCCGGTTCTTCCCGCCGCTCGTCTCGGGCACTCTGCTCCTGGTCATCGGCATTTCGCTCATCGGCCCGGGCGTCGGCCTGATCGCCGGACACGACACCGGTTCACCGGACTACGCGAAGCCCGCCAACATCGCGCTCGCGTTCGGCGTGATCGCGGTGATCGTTCTGTTCACCCGGGTCCTGCGCGGGTTCGCGAGCCAGATCGGCCCCCTGCTGGCGCTGCTGATCGGCCTGGTCGCGGCCATCCCGATGGGCCTGGTGAGCTTCAAGGGCATCGCCGACGCCGGCTGGTTCGGCCTCGCGTCACCGTTCCACTTCGGCCCGCCGACCTTCCCGATCGCGGCCGTGCTCTCGATGTGCGTCGTGATGCTGGTGACCTACACCGAATCCACCGCGGACCTCGTCGCCGTCGGCGAGATCACCGGACGGCCGGCGACCGACTCCGACCTCGCGCGCGGACTCGCCACCGACGGCCTTTCGGCCATCCTCGGCGGCGCGATGAACTCGTTCCCGGACACCGCTTTCGCGCAGAACGTCGGCCTCGTGCAGATGACCGGGGTGCGCAGCCGGTGGGTGGTCGCGATGGCGGGTGGCCTGCTCGTGCTGATGGGCCTGGTGCCGAAGGTCGGCGCCTTCGTCGCGGCCGTACCGGAGCCGGTGATCGGCGCGGTCGCGGTGGTCATGTTCGCGATGGTCGCCGCGGTCGGCGTGCAGAACCTGAAGAAGGTGGAGTTCTCCGGCAACCACAACACTTTCATCGTCGCGGTGTCGGTCGGGGTCGGGCTGCTGCCCGCGTTCGCCACGAACCGGTTCGGGAACTCGATCTTCTTCCAGCACTTCCCGGCGTGGCTTCAGACCATCTGCGGCAGCCCGATCACGGTCGCCGCGATCGTCGCCTTCACCCTCAACCTGTTGTTCAACCACCTCGGCAAACGCCGGGAGCCGGATTTACTGCAAGCGCCCTAG
- a CDS encoding NAD(P)/FAD-dependent oxidoreductase, with the protein METVLVVGAGQSGFGVATSLRDKGFDGRVVLIGDEPGLPYQRPPLSKGYLAGTAGDAQLRLRPEDFFAEKDIELIPGRVASVDRDDSQVVLEDGSAHEYDHLVLATGADNRVLPVAGSTLDGVFTLRTKDDADVLRAALQSAENVVVVGGGFIGLEFAAHAGRPVTIVEAQDRLLARVATPEVSAYFAALHEGAGHTILLGTGVAALHGDGRVAEVELSDGSRLLADLVLVGVGVVPRTRLAEEAGLAVANGVVVDEHLRTSDPKISAVGDCANFPCVQAGTATRLESVQNAVDQARAVAAVIVGEPAPYESLPWFWTDQLGAKLQIAGLLTGADKTVVTGDREGGKFSVLSFRDGVLVGVESVNRPPDHIAARRLFAADPEPRFETLEAHGFDLKATLPSTRG; encoded by the coding sequence ATGGAGACCGTCCTCGTCGTAGGGGCCGGGCAGAGCGGGTTCGGAGTGGCGACCTCGCTGCGGGACAAGGGGTTCGACGGCCGGGTGGTGCTGATCGGTGACGAACCCGGTCTGCCGTACCAGCGGCCTCCGCTTTCGAAGGGGTACCTCGCCGGGACCGCGGGCGACGCCCAGCTGCGTTTGCGGCCCGAGGACTTCTTCGCGGAGAAGGACATCGAGCTGATCCCCGGTCGTGTCGCTTCGGTGGATCGCGACGACTCGCAGGTGGTACTCGAGGACGGGAGCGCCCATGAGTACGACCATCTCGTCCTCGCGACGGGCGCGGACAACCGTGTCCTGCCGGTTGCCGGTTCCACTTTGGACGGTGTGTTCACCCTGCGCACCAAGGACGACGCCGATGTGTTGCGTGCCGCGCTGCAAAGCGCGGAGAACGTGGTGGTGGTCGGAGGCGGGTTCATCGGGCTGGAATTCGCCGCGCACGCCGGACGGCCCGTGACGATCGTGGAGGCGCAGGACAGGCTGCTGGCCCGTGTCGCGACTCCCGAGGTCTCGGCGTACTTCGCGGCTCTGCACGAAGGGGCCGGGCACACCATCCTGCTCGGCACGGGGGTCGCCGCGTTGCACGGTGACGGCCGGGTGGCCGAGGTGGAACTGAGCGACGGCAGCCGTCTGCTCGCCGACCTGGTGCTGGTCGGGGTCGGGGTGGTGCCGCGGACACGGCTGGCCGAAGAGGCGGGGCTCGCCGTGGCGAACGGTGTCGTCGTCGACGAGCACCTGCGCACGAGCGACCCGAAGATCTCGGCGGTGGGGGACTGCGCGAACTTCCCGTGTGTCCAGGCGGGGACGGCGACCCGGCTGGAGTCGGTGCAGAACGCCGTCGACCAGGCGCGGGCCGTCGCGGCCGTCATCGTCGGCGAACCCGCGCCCTACGAGAGCCTGCCGTGGTTCTGGACCGACCAGCTCGGCGCGAAACTGCAGATCGCCGGGCTGTTGACCGGCGCGGACAAGACCGTCGTGACCGGGGATCGGGAGGGCGGGAAGTTCTCGGTGCTGTCGTTCCGCGACGGCGTGCTCGTCGGGGTCGAGTCGGTGAACCGGCCGCCGGACCACATCGCCGCGCGCCGCCTGTTCGCCGCGGATCCGGAACCACGGTTCGAGACGCTGGAGGCTCATGGCTTCGATCTCAAGGCCACTTTGCCGTCAACCCGAGGTTGA
- a CDS encoding Clp protease N-terminal domain-containing protein, which produces MTNPVRLDDLISHIKQQHPDGDVLGQLSDAVFLGEHLGEVADHLIGHFVDQARRSGASWTEIGKNMGVSKQAAQKRFVDSSGSSLEDLVKVFSRYTDRARHVVVASRDAAVSAKSPQIEPVHLVLGLLSEPAALAAGAIVAQNVTLEAVREAAEARLPEPADEPAEAAKMAFGAQAKKALELTMRESLRLGHNYIGTEHILLALFELGDDLLTGLGLTKEKTEAVISRALAEIVAARGAG; this is translated from the coding sequence ATGACGAATCCAGTCCGGCTCGACGACCTCATCTCCCATATCAAGCAGCAGCATCCCGACGGAGACGTGCTCGGCCAGTTGTCCGACGCGGTCTTCCTCGGCGAGCACCTCGGCGAAGTGGCCGACCATCTGATCGGTCACTTCGTCGACCAGGCACGACGTTCAGGCGCGTCCTGGACCGAAATCGGCAAGAACATGGGCGTGTCCAAACAGGCCGCCCAGAAGCGCTTCGTCGATTCCAGTGGCTCTTCGCTGGAAGACCTGGTGAAGGTGTTCAGCCGCTACACCGATCGCGCGCGGCACGTCGTCGTCGCGTCACGGGACGCGGCGGTCTCGGCGAAGAGCCCGCAGATCGAGCCCGTGCATCTGGTTCTCGGTCTGCTCTCGGAACCGGCCGCGCTCGCCGCCGGGGCGATCGTGGCACAGAACGTGACTCTCGAGGCCGTCCGTGAGGCCGCGGAGGCCAGGCTGCCGGAACCCGCCGACGAACCGGCGGAGGCGGCGAAGATGGCGTTCGGCGCGCAGGCCAAGAAGGCGCTGGAACTGACCATGCGGGAGTCGCTGCGGCTCGGGCACAACTACATCGGCACCGAGCACATCCTGCTGGCTCTGTTCGAACTCGGCGACGACCTGCTGACCGGGCTCGGGCTCACGAAGGAGAAGACCGAGGCGGTGATTTCGCGGGCGCTGGCGGAGATCGTCGCGGCGCGCGGGGCGGGCTGA
- a CDS encoding MBL fold metallo-hydrolase, with protein MDQSPFARQVTDGVFGYVQPDGSWWINNCGIVAAGDHTVVIDTCATERRTRALLATAESAGGAPVTTVVNTHHHGDHTNGNHLATGATIVGHRKTREVMVATGINTYENSFTGNDWGHLELRPPEVLFDDRLTVHAGDVRLELIHPGHAAHTTNDVLVWLPERRVLFVGDLIFNGGSPFALMGSPAGWRKALDLVRELEPETIVPGHGPVCGPEAIDVVDGYLGFLQKLASYGKAAGLTPLQAAREADLGPYAALSEQERLPANLHRAYAELDGLEWGAPIDLGAALADMVTFNGAPIRCFS; from the coding sequence GTGGACCAATCCCCCTTCGCCAGGCAGGTCACCGATGGTGTCTTCGGGTACGTCCAGCCGGACGGCTCGTGGTGGATCAACAACTGTGGGATCGTCGCCGCGGGCGATCACACGGTGGTGATCGACACCTGTGCCACCGAACGGCGTACCAGGGCGCTGCTGGCGACGGCGGAGTCGGCGGGCGGGGCGCCGGTGACCACCGTGGTCAACACGCATCACCACGGCGACCACACGAACGGCAACCACCTGGCGACCGGCGCCACGATCGTCGGGCACCGGAAGACGCGCGAAGTGATGGTCGCCACCGGGATCAACACCTACGAGAACTCGTTCACCGGCAACGACTGGGGCCATCTGGAGCTGCGGCCGCCCGAGGTGCTGTTCGACGACCGGCTGACCGTGCACGCCGGCGACGTCCGGCTGGAGCTGATCCACCCCGGACACGCCGCGCACACCACCAACGACGTCCTCGTCTGGCTGCCGGAACGGCGGGTGCTGTTCGTCGGCGACCTGATCTTCAACGGCGGCAGTCCGTTCGCTTTGATGGGCTCACCGGCCGGCTGGCGGAAGGCGCTGGACCTGGTTCGCGAGCTGGAACCGGAGACGATCGTGCCGGGCCACGGGCCGGTGTGCGGCCCCGAAGCGATCGACGTCGTCGACGGATACCTGGGCTTCCTGCAGAAACTCGCTTCGTACGGGAAGGCCGCCGGGTTGACACCGCTTCAGGCCGCTCGCGAAGCGGATCTGGGGCCCTACGCGGCACTGTCCGAACAGGAGCGGCTGCCGGCGAACCTGCACCGGGCGTATGCCGAACTGGACGGTCTCGAGTGGGGCGCGCCGATAGACCTGGGTGCCGCGCTGGCGGACATGGTCACCTTCAACGGCGCCCCGATCCGGTGCTTCTCCTGA
- a CDS encoding helix-turn-helix domain-containing protein, with translation MASTVTSRRKQLGNELRHARNAARMTQQQVAEVLGCTQGKVNKIESGAVGVKLGDVRSMLNAFGINGDEADTLMNLARAAAGQRGHWSGYRSVVPHWFRTFTDLEPAAAEILTWHGERIPGPLQSEHYMLKQFTEAGATDVTSLVRNRLDRKAVFEQQQPPYYRFIISEGALRRAPGGSAPAVMLDQVEHLLALDKHPRVYVHVLPFGARLAAVPNDFTIMRFPDRTRDFVYIEHSAGGLYLDDVKDFNIFVDSWDRLRGAALERQETRQFLKELAELYRTQMQS, from the coding sequence ATGGCCAGCACCGTCACCTCGCGCCGGAAGCAGCTCGGGAACGAGCTCCGGCATGCCCGCAACGCCGCGCGGATGACACAGCAGCAGGTCGCCGAGGTTCTCGGCTGCACCCAGGGCAAGGTCAACAAGATCGAGTCCGGTGCCGTCGGGGTCAAGCTCGGGGATGTGCGATCCATGCTGAACGCGTTCGGGATCAACGGCGACGAGGCCGACACGTTGATGAACCTGGCCCGTGCCGCGGCCGGGCAGCGCGGCCACTGGTCCGGCTACCGATCCGTGGTGCCGCACTGGTTCCGCACCTTCACCGACCTCGAACCGGCGGCCGCGGAGATCCTCACCTGGCACGGCGAGCGCATCCCCGGCCCGTTGCAGTCCGAGCACTACATGCTCAAGCAGTTCACCGAAGCGGGTGCCACCGACGTGACCTCACTGGTCCGCAACCGGCTGGACCGCAAGGCCGTCTTCGAACAGCAGCAGCCGCCCTACTACCGGTTCATCATCAGCGAAGGCGCCTTGCGCCGCGCTCCCGGCGGCTCCGCCCCGGCGGTGATGCTGGACCAGGTCGAGCATCTGCTGGCACTGGACAAGCATCCGCGCGTGTATGTGCACGTGTTGCCGTTCGGCGCGCGGCTCGCCGCGGTGCCCAACGATTTCACCATCATGCGTTTTCCCGACCGCACCAGGGATTTCGTCTACATCGAACATTCCGCGGGCGGGTTGTACCTCGACGACGTCAAGGACTTCAACATCTTCGTCGACTCTTGGGACCGGCTGCGCGGCGCCGCGCTGGAGCGCCAGGAGACCCGGCAGTTCCTCAAGGAGCTCGCCGAGCTGTACAGAACCCAGATGCAATCCTGA